The Ktedonobacterales bacterium sequence GTCTGGCTGTTGTTGATCTTTACGTTGGGCAAAGGTTTTCAATTGAGCATCGGCGCGGTGACGATTAACCTGTATGTCTATAGCCTGGGCTATCGGCAAGATTTTGTGGGTCTGTTTGCCGGAATGTCGGCGCTGGGTGGACTCTTGATGGCGGTTCCGGCGGGCATGATTTCTGATCGGCTGGGCAGAAAGCCGGTGCTGCTCTTTACCGGCCTGATTACCCCGCTGACCCTGGTCGCTATTGCCTTCAGTACTTCCGAGTCGGCGCTGCTGGTTTCTGCCCTGCTCAATGGCCTGTTTGCCTCGTTCTACTGGGTGACGGCGATACCGATGCTGGCGGAAAGCGTGGGCGATGACGAGCGTGTCGGGGCGCTGGCGATGAACAGCTTTTTATTGCTGGGCCTTGGCGCGCTGGGCAGCCTGGTCGGAGGCTTTGTCCCTGAGCTTGTGGCGATGGTGATTCATCAGCCCGCTACCGATCCTGTGCCGCTGCGTATCGGGGTGCTGGCGGCGGCGGCGATAGTCGTACTGGCCGCGCTGCCGCTGTTCTGGCTGCGCGCGCCAGCAGCCAGAAAGCAGCGAAAAACCAGAAGCGGCGAACAGCCCGCATCACCACGCCAGGGGCAGGCCGAAATCCGCCAGGACGCGCAGACCAGGACGCCCCCGGCAGCTTCGCGGCGCTCGATTCTGGTCCTGTTTGCCATGCTGCTCATCCCTGATCTGTTCATTACGTTTGGTGAGGGCATCGTGGTGGGCTTGCTGCAACTCTTCTTTTTCCTCAAGTTTGGCTTGCAGCCAGGCGCGCTGGGCGGCCTGTTCACCATTGCCGGGCTTTTGGGCGGGCTGGGCGGGCTGGGCGCGCCCCTGGTGGTGAAACGCTGGGGGAAACTGCGCACAACGACCAGCTTGCAACTGGCGACGGCTCCGGTAATGCTGATTACCGGCTTTGCGCCCTGGCTGGCTGTTGCGGCAGGGGGCGAATATACGCGCACGCTGATGCGGGCGCTGATCGATCCGGTGTATTCGGCCTTCGCTCTTGAGCAGCTTCCCGAAGAACGCCGCGCAACCGGCTTCGGCTTTTATTCCGTGACCTGGGGCCTGGGCTACAGCCTGGGTCCGGCGCTGGGTGGCTGGCTTCAGGCGCGGGTGGGCCTGTCGGCGTCGTTTATCGTGGGGGCGCTCTGCCTGACGATAGCTCCCACGCTGCTGCTCATGTTCTTTGGCCGCCGCCGGGGCGCAGCATCATTGCCTGTGTGATGAGTTTCAGCAGGGAAGGCTAGAAATAGAATGAGAGCAATTTCCCTATGTTGCGCAACCGGACGCTGCTCGCAGTTTCGATAGCTGTCTGCGCGGCTTATATTGGTATTGGCATGGTGGTGCCGGTGCGCGTCTTGTACGCGCAGTCTCAGGGGGCCACTCTGGCGATCATCGGGGCGATGGCCTCAGCCTATCTGATCTCGAATTTCATCTTTCAATATCCAAGCGGCTGGTTGGCGGATCGCTGGGGGCGCAAGCCGATGATTGTGTGCAGCCTGCTGCTTCAAGCCGCGCTCTCGCTGGTCTATCTGGTAATTGTTGACCCTCTCTTGTTTGTCGTGCTGCGCTTCGCCGAGGGCATGGTCGCAGCCGCGTTTCTGCCTTCAGCGCGGGCGCTGATTGCGGATGCCGTGCCTACGGAGAAACGCGGCGAGTCCTACGGCATTTTTAGCGCCTTTTTCAACGCTGGCTTTCTCGTCGGGCCGGCGCTGGGTGGCCTGCTCGGTGGCCTGGGCTATACCCTGCCGTTTATCGGCGCGGCCCTCTTTCGTCTGGTGGCGCTGGCGCTGGTCCTGGTGATGATTCAGGCGCCAGCGCGGCGGCAGCAGCATGAAGAAAGCGAGTCCTCTGTCCGGCTGCGCGCGCTCTTTACTATGCCGCTGGTTGGCAGTTATCTGCTGGCCTTTGGTGACTATCTCTACCTGGGTTTTGATCTGGCGCTGGTCCCCCTGTGGATGCACGACCATTTAGGGGCGTCGGTGGAATGGATCGGCGCATCCTATATTTTCTGGGCGATTCCGGGGATTCTGCTGGCGCCGCTCGCCGGACGCATTGCAGACCGGCGACGGCGCTCGACGATGATGCTGGTCTTTGGCTTGAGCCAGGTACCGCTCTATATGGTGTATGGCCTCTCAAACTGGTTTTTCCTGGTAGCGGCGCTTTATCTGGCGCATGGGACATTGTATGCTTTTATCCAGCCCGCCGTTGATTCGCACGTGGCGACAGCAGCCGCCAGCCAGGCGCGGGCGCGGGTTATGGGGATGTATTCGACCTTCGGTCTGCTTGGCGCGTTCGTTGGGGCGAACGGCTTGAGCCTGCTCTATGGCTGGAACTTTCGCGCTCCGCTCTTCGCTATGGGTATCGGCTATGGCGCGTGCGTCTTGATCGGTGGCCTGCTGATCCGCCAGGCGGAGAAACAGCATCGCTGGCTCTACCAGCCCAGGGATGGCGCAGCCCAGGCGGCGCTTCCGGCAGGCGTCCAGGCAGGTATGCAAGCGGCTGAGCGCCACGAAGCGGAAGTAACTGACTAATCGCAGGCCAGCAATAGAAAGAGGTAGTCTTCTGGTGAACATCGCCTTGAACAGTTCAACGGGAATTGAACAGGTTAACAATATTTTGCGCGAGGTGATTGGCCGCTTCGAGCTATCCTTCCCAGGACGCATACGAAGCTACTTGCTCGGCGGCAGCTACAGCGATGGAAGCGCGGTTGGTTACAACCGTTCCCCTAACTCCAGCGATATTGACCTGTTCGTCATCTTCCGGGGTACCATCAAGGAAACTGAGGAGTCGGCCTTCCACAGCGTGGTGGAGGAGTGCCAACGCCTCAGCCCGCTGGCGCTCGACGCGCATGCCTATTCGGAGGATGACCTGTTGCAGCCGCCGCGCCCTGAAGCCACCCAGACGAGCTTTCTCACCGCGCTCATCAAGGGCGCCAGTCTGCTCGTCTATGGCAACGACCTTCGGATGGAGTTGCCCGCTGTGCCATTCTCGCGCTACGTCCTCGATGTCATCGAATCCGGGGTGTTCCACCTGGGCATTCCGCGCCAGAGGGAAGCGCTCGCTTACCCGTTAATGACACCCCTCGCGCCGCCGCTCGCATACCCTGATCCTGAGGGTGAGTTTTATGGCTATGATGCTGTACCCGCGCGGCCAGATGCCCCACGCGGGACGCGTGTGCTGGTTGCTATTACCGCATGGATCGCTACGCTAATCCTCGCGCTGGAGACCGGGCGTTATGCCGGCCAGAAGACTCAGAGCATCCGACTGTGCAAAGAGCATCTTCCCAACGATCATAGGGCGCAACTCGCGGCGACCATCTATATCGCTTGCAAGGGGGCATGGCGCTATGGGCTTCCTGAAGGCAAAGAGGGCCGTGAGCGGCTGCGCGGCTGGTGTCAAGAGACGCTTGCCCTGGAGAACGAATATTTGCGGCTCTGTCGCGGCTACATACTGGCTCAATTGCAGCAGGGTGGGACAGATGAGCAGCGGCAGGCGGCCAGTATCTTGCAGAGTGTCATCTATAGGGATAAAGAGATTGTGTCGGCCCTCACTGCTCTGGCGCAGCCCCCACCTCAGATGGGGTCTCTCGACTTTCGAGAGACCCCATCTGAAAGGTTTGGCAAGCAGCGTTGAACAGGTCTATTTGGCTTTCACCATCTCGGCGGCCTCGCTGTGGCGCGGTTCCGGGCGGATGCCTGGGCAGCGTTGGGCCAGGGCATGGACTACCAGCGGCAGCGTCAGGGTCGAGTCGGCGCTGGAGAGCATCGCTTCCAGCGCGGGGAATGGCTCCGTTCCGCCCAGCGTGACGCTGTAGCGATAGGCCAGGGGCGTCGGGCTGAGCCGCGCCGCCTGGCGCAGCATCTCCGCAGGCGCGGCTGCGCGGCTGCCCACCAGGATCACGCCTGAATGCCGGGCGCTGGCGAGCGTGCCAGCCAGTTCCAGCGCGTCGCCGGTGGTGTCGAACTGGATGTGTCCCTTGCCCTGAGTGCGCGCGGCGGCCAGCGCCACCCCAATGGGGCTGCTGGCGATGTCGGGCGCGTAGATCGGGATGCCCATCTCGGCGGCGGCCTGAATGATGCCCTTGCGTGGGGCCATGTGTCGCAGCGCCGCGCCCAGCCGCCGAAAAAATGCGCTCGTCGTCAGGGTGGTCGCCTCCGCCAGCGTGGCGCTGAAATCAATCAGCAGCGTTTCGGTCTGGCGCAGTTCCTCGCGGGAGGCAGCCAGATCGGCGGTGCGTTCATAGCCGCTGGCAAAGAGCGCCACATCGGTGACGTGCGCGGCGCTCTGATAATGCCTGGAGCCGCGCGCCTCGTGCAGATCATGGAAGAGATTTTCGGCGCTGACGATCAGCCCGTTGATGGCGCGATGCTCGATCAGATAGACGAGCAGTTCGCGCAGCCCGGCGGGAATCAGCGGGCCGGAAAGTCCCAGCAAGATCGTAGAGTCTGCGTCGCGCAGCATGCGTTCCCAGAGGTTGAGCGCGGCGGCGAGCCGCTGTCCTTCGGAACCCAGCCCGCTCATTTTGTCCAGCAGACCACTGATCGAGGCGGTTGGGTTGATCTGGATCGGTTCGGTGGGGAGCATCTCTGGCGCAGCGGCGGGCGTGGCGCTGGCTCTGTGCGCCTTGCCCTTGCTGTTCCCTTTGTCGGCGCTGTGCGCCGGGTCCGGCGCTGCTGCTCCGTAGGTTCCGTAGTCGGGAGTGACCCCATATTGCGGCCAGATCATACGACCTGTCTGATTGAACTGCTCGTCACGTCGGGCCAGATGCTCGCGCACGCCATCTTTCTTGTCTGCCAGGGATGCGAGGTCTGCGGCGCGGCGGCCAGCAGCCCTCAGCAGCGGTTGGCCGGTTTCGGCGTCGCTGCCAAACGCACCATGATGTGGCCCATGAAAGCTGAGACCGCGCTGCAACAGGACGCGATCCATCTCCTGCACCTCAAGGGCTTCTTTGATATAGGTGATGGCGGTCTCGTGGTCGAAGTTGCGACACGAGAAAATGTCCATCGTAAAGTAGTCGAGTTCGGGGAAGGTGTGGATGGCGATATGGCTTTCGGCGATGACAACAAGGCCAGACACGCCGGAGTATTCCGGGTCGGGGGCCTGGTATTCGAACATATACGGCCCGCCGATTTTCGTCATGCCAATCGCGCGAGGGTAGTCGTTGAGGAGTTGTTCAATCAGAATCCGGTCGCCAAGCTTTTGGGTG is a genomic window containing:
- a CDS encoding MFS transporter, translating into MLLDRLGWRRFGRDVWLLLIFTLGKGFQLSIGAVTINLYVYSLGYRQDFVGLFAGMSALGGLLMAVPAGMISDRLGRKPVLLFTGLITPLTLVAIAFSTSESALLVSALLNGLFASFYWVTAIPMLAESVGDDERVGALAMNSFLLLGLGALGSLVGGFVPELVAMVIHQPATDPVPLRIGVLAAAAIVVLAALPLFWLRAPAARKQRKTRSGEQPASPRQGQAEIRQDAQTRTPPAASRRSILVLFAMLLIPDLFITFGEGIVVGLLQLFFFLKFGLQPGALGGLFTIAGLLGGLGGLGAPLVVKRWGKLRTTTSLQLATAPVMLITGFAPWLAVAAGGEYTRTLMRALIDPVYSAFALEQLPEERRATGFGFYSVTWGLGYSLGPALGGWLQARVGLSASFIVGALCLTIAPTLLLMFFGRRRGAASLPV
- a CDS encoding MFS transporter, which gives rise to MLRNRTLLAVSIAVCAAYIGIGMVVPVRVLYAQSQGATLAIIGAMASAYLISNFIFQYPSGWLADRWGRKPMIVCSLLLQAALSLVYLVIVDPLLFVVLRFAEGMVAAAFLPSARALIADAVPTEKRGESYGIFSAFFNAGFLVGPALGGLLGGLGYTLPFIGAALFRLVALALVLVMIQAPARRQQHEESESSVRLRALFTMPLVGSYLLAFGDYLYLGFDLALVPLWMHDHLGASVEWIGASYIFWAIPGILLAPLAGRIADRRRRSTMMLVFGLSQVPLYMVYGLSNWFFLVAALYLAHGTLYAFIQPAVDSHVATAAASQARARVMGMYSTFGLLGAFVGANGLSLLYGWNFRAPLFAMGIGYGACVLIGGLLIRQAEKQHRWLYQPRDGAAQAALPAGVQAGMQAAERHEAEVTD
- a CDS encoding nucleotidyltransferase domain-containing protein, translated to MNIALNSSTGIEQVNNILREVIGRFELSFPGRIRSYLLGGSYSDGSAVGYNRSPNSSDIDLFVIFRGTIKETEESAFHSVVEECQRLSPLALDAHAYSEDDLLQPPRPEATQTSFLTALIKGASLLVYGNDLRMELPAVPFSRYVLDVIESGVFHLGIPRQREALAYPLMTPLAPPLAYPDPEGEFYGYDAVPARPDAPRGTRVLVAITAWIATLILALETGRYAGQKTQSIRLCKEHLPNDHRAQLAATIYIACKGAWRYGLPEGKEGRERLRGWCQETLALENEYLRLCRGYILAQLQQGGTDEQRQAASILQSVIYRDKEIVSALTALAQPPPQMGSLDFRETPSERFGKQR
- the speD gene encoding adenosylmethionine decarboxylase yields the protein MFGPHLIIDGSKCNTQKLGDRILIEQLLNDYPRAIGMTKIGGPYMFEYQAPDPEYSGVSGLVVIAESHIAIHTFPELDYFTMDIFSCRNFDHETAITYIKEALEVQEMDRVLLQRGLSFHGPHHGAFGSDAETGQPLLRAAGRRAADLASLADKKDGVREHLARRDEQFNQTGRMIWPQYGVTPDYGTYGAAAPDPAHSADKGNSKGKAHRASATPAAAPEMLPTEPIQINPTASISGLLDKMSGLGSEGQRLAAALNLWERMLRDADSTILLGLSGPLIPAGLRELLVYLIEHRAINGLIVSAENLFHDLHEARGSRHYQSAAHVTDVALFASGYERTADLAASREELRQTETLLIDFSATLAEATTLTTSAFFRRLGAALRHMAPRKGIIQAAAEMGIPIYAPDIASSPIGVALAAARTQGKGHIQFDTTGDALELAGTLASARHSGVILVGSRAAAPAEMLRQAARLSPTPLAYRYSVTLGGTEPFPALEAMLSSADSTLTLPLVVHALAQRCPGIRPEPRHSEAAEMVKAK